A window of the Cystobacter fuscus genome harbors these coding sequences:
- a CDS encoding type IV pilus twitching motility protein PilT: protein MELNEILQIALRGGASDIHLKAGLPPMFRVDGSLMPLKDGKRLPPEEVARMAFGIMNEFQKEKFKQSNEVDLAYGVPGLGRFRVNVFQQRGTVGAVLRVIPFKVMTIKDLLLPPILEKICLEERGLVLVTGTTGSGKSTTLAGMIDHINATETNHIMTIEDPIEFLIRDKRSIVNQREVGVDTMSFAQALKSALRQDPDVILVGEMRDHETIETALSAAETGHLVMSTLHTLDATETINRIVSAFPPYQQKQVRIQLASVLKAVVSQRLVPRADGKGRVAAVEVLRCTARVKEMIEDKDRTKEISDAISQGTDSYGMQTFDQSLMSLVKQGLVTYEEAHRQATNPDDFALRFSGISATSDSKWDNFEGGGARAVPGTAGFGQNTQPAPVPPATPSRPTPVSRAGVPSVQGTPQRPSAPAAMGSRTSIPTVQGTPARPAPAPAPAPAPAAPAADDDFQIERF, encoded by the coding sequence ATGGAACTCAACGAAATCCTCCAGATTGCGCTCCGCGGCGGTGCCTCCGACATCCACCTCAAGGCGGGCCTGCCGCCCATGTTCCGTGTCGACGGCTCGTTGATGCCCCTCAAGGACGGCAAGCGCCTGCCGCCCGAGGAGGTCGCGCGCATGGCCTTCGGCATCATGAACGAGTTCCAGAAGGAGAAGTTCAAGCAGAGCAACGAGGTGGACCTGGCGTACGGAGTGCCGGGGCTCGGGCGCTTCCGCGTGAACGTCTTCCAGCAGCGCGGCACCGTGGGCGCCGTGTTGCGCGTCATCCCCTTCAAGGTGATGACCATCAAGGATCTGCTCCTGCCGCCCATCCTGGAGAAGATCTGCCTGGAGGAGCGCGGGCTGGTGCTCGTCACCGGCACCACGGGCTCGGGCAAGAGCACCACGCTCGCGGGGATGATCGATCACATCAACGCGACCGAGACCAACCACATCATGACGATCGAGGATCCGATCGAGTTCCTCATCCGCGACAAGCGCTCCATCGTGAACCAGCGCGAGGTGGGCGTGGACACGATGTCCTTCGCCCAGGCGCTCAAGAGCGCGCTGCGCCAGGATCCGGACGTCATCCTCGTGGGCGAGATGCGTGACCACGAGACGATTGAAACGGCGCTCTCGGCGGCGGAGACGGGCCACCTGGTGATGTCCACGCTGCACACGCTGGACGCCACGGAGACCATCAACCGCATCGTGTCGGCCTTCCCGCCCTACCAGCAGAAGCAGGTGCGCATCCAGCTTGCGAGCGTGCTCAAGGCGGTGGTGAGCCAGCGTCTGGTGCCGCGCGCGGACGGCAAGGGCCGCGTGGCCGCGGTGGAGGTGCTGCGCTGCACCGCGCGCGTGAAGGAGATGATCGAGGACAAGGACCGCACCAAGGAGATCTCCGACGCCATCTCCCAGGGCACCGACAGCTACGGCATGCAGACCTTCGATCAGTCGCTCATGTCACTGGTGAAGCAGGGGCTCGTCACCTACGAGGAGGCCCACCGGCAGGCCACCAACCCGGATGACTTCGCGCTGCGCTTCTCCGGCATCAGCGCCACCTCGGACTCGAAGTGGGACAACTTCGAGGGCGGGGGCGCGCGTGCCGTGCCGGGCACGGCGGGCTTCGGCCAGAACACCCAGCCGGCCCCGGTGCCGCCCGCCACGCCCTCCCGTCCCACGCCCGTTTCTCGCGCGGGGGTTCCCTCCGTCCAGGGCACTCCGCAGCGTCCGTCCGCTCCCGCCGCGATGGGCTCCCGGACGTCGATTCCCACCGTCCAGGGCACGCCCGCCCGGCCTGCTCCAGCGCCCGCTCCGGCGCCCGCCCCCGCGGCTCCGGCGGCGGACGACGACTTCCAGATCGAGCGCTTCTGA
- the rpsI gene encoding 30S ribosomal protein S9 has product MATATEKGFYGTGRRKEATARVWIRPGTGVVIINGRDINVYFGRETSKMVLNQPLDVLEQKGKIDIEVNVRGGGLSGQAGAIRHGLARALCNYNPDFRPPLKKAGFLTRDARAVERKKYGQPGARRRFQFSKR; this is encoded by the coding sequence ATGGCTACCGCCACTGAGAAGGGTTTTTACGGTACGGGCCGCCGCAAGGAGGCCACCGCGCGCGTGTGGATCCGCCCGGGCACCGGCGTTGTGATCATCAACGGCCGCGACATCAACGTGTACTTCGGCCGCGAGACCTCCAAGATGGTGCTCAACCAGCCCCTGGACGTGCTCGAGCAGAAGGGCAAGATCGACATCGAGGTGAACGTGCGCGGCGGAGGTCTGAGTGGTCAGGCCGGCGCCATCCGTCACGGCCTCGCCCGCGCGCTGTGCAACTACAACCCGGACTTCCGTCCGCCGCTCAAGAAGGCCGGCTTCCTCACGCGTGATGCCCGCGCCGTCGAGCGCAAGAAGTACGGTCAGCCGGGCGCGCGTCGCCGGTTCCAGTTCTCCAAGCGCTAA